The genomic region AACCCGGTGACCATGCTGTGGATGTCGGTGGTCTCGGGCTACCTGGTGCAGCATTTCAGCTGGCGCTGGATGTTTATCATCGAGGGTCTGCCGGCGGTGTTGTGGGCGTTTATCTGGTGGAAACTGGCGGATGAAAAACCCGCCGATGCCAAGTGGCTCAGTGAACAGCATAAAAAAGACCTGGAAACCGCCCTCGCCGCCGAACAGGTGGGGATCAAGGCGGTGAAGAATTACGCCGAGGCCTTCCGTTCACCCAAGGTGATCATCCTCGCCCTGCAATTCTTCTGCTGGAGCATCGGCGTGTATGGCTTCGTGCTGTGGCTGCCCTCGATCCTCAAGGCCGGTTTGCAGATGGACATGGTCGAAGCCGGCTGGCTCTCGGCGCTACCCTACCTGGCGGCGGTGATCGGCATGCTGGTGGTGTCGTGGGGCTCGGACAAGCTGCAAAAGCGTAAGCGTTTTGTGTGGCCGCCGTTGCTGATTGCGTCCATCGCCTTCTACGCGTCCTACGTGTTGGGCGCTGAACATTTCTGGTGGTCCTACACCCTGCTGGTGATCGCCGGGGCATGCATGTATGCACCCTACGGCCCGTTCTTCGCCATCGTCCCGGAAATCCTGCCGGCCAACGTCGCCGGTGGCGCCATGGCGCTGATCAACAGCATGGGCGCGCTGGGCTCGTTTGGCGGCTCGTATCTGGTGGGCTACCTCAACAGCAGCACCGGTTCGCCCGGCGCTTCGTATCTGTTGATGAGCGGCGCGCTGCTGCTGTCGGTGGTGCTGACGATTTTCCTCAAGCCCGGCGCCAGTGACCGCTCGCCGGCGCCAACCCTGGAGTTGAAGGTAAAAACCTCATGAAAAAGTCCGTTGTGTTGTACAAGAAGCTCTCCGCGCCGCTGATGGCTCGCCTGCATGAGCAGGCCGAGGTCACGCTGATCGATGCACTGGATGAGACCGGCCTGGCCAAACTGCGCGATGCGCTGCCCGGCGCCCATGGCCTGTTGGGTGCAAGCCTGCGCCTGGACGCCCAGTTGCTCGACCTGGCACCCAAGCTGGAAGCAGTGGCCAGCGTTTCGGTCGGGGTCGACAACTACGACATCGATTACCTGACCCAACGCGGCATCCTGCTCAGCAACACCCCGGATGTGCTCACCGAAACCACCGCCGACACCGGCTTTGCGCTGATCCTGGCGACTGCCCGACGTGTGGTCGAGCTGGCCGACATGGTGCGTGCCGGCCAATGGAACAAGAACATCGGCCCGGCCCACTTCGGCAGCGATGTGCATGGCAAGACATTGGGCATCATCGGCATGGGCCGCATCGGCGAAGCCTTGGCCCAGCGCGGGCATTTTGGCTTCGGCATGCCGGTGATCTACCACAGCCATGCACCCAAGCCGGCCGTGGAGGCGCGCTTTGGCGCGCAGTACCGAAGCCTCCAGGACTTGCTCAAAGAGGCGGATTTTGTCTGCCTGACCCTGCCGCTGACCGCTGAAACCGAGAAGTTGATTGGCACGGAAGAATTCGCGCTGATGGGGCCGGAGACGATCTTTATCAATATTTCACGCGGCAAGGTGGTGGACGAGGCTGCGCTGGTCGAAGCGTTGCAGCAACGCACCATCCGGGCGGCGGGGTTAGATGTGTTCGAGAAGGAACCGCTCAGCCACGACTCGCCGTTGCTGCGCTTGAACAACGTGGTGGCGACGCCGCATATCGGCTCGGCCACCCATGAGACGCGGGAGGCGATGGCCAAGTGTGCGGTGGATAATCTGCTGCAGGCCTTGTCGGGTGAGCGGCCGCAAAACCTGGTGAACGCGGCTGTCTGGAAACAGTGAACCCATGTGGGAGGGGCGGTGCGACGATTCGACTTGCCCCCGATGGCGGTGGGTCAGCCAGCTTATCTGTCACTGCCCCACTGCCATCGAGGGCAAGCCCTCTCCCACATTTGCCCTGCGTCGCCTGATCGATATGGCCTAACCGCGCACTGGTTTGCCTTTGCCCAAACCCACTGACACGCCATGCCCCCTGTGGGAGGGAGCCCACTCCCACATTCGACCGCGTTTCAAATCAGGTCAGATTACAAACCGCGCCACCATCCCATTCAAATCCACCGCCAACCTCGACAGCTCATGGCTGGCTGCGCTGGTCTGGTTGGCGCCCGCCGCCGACTGGGTGGCCAGGTCGCGGATGTTGACGAGGTTGCGGTCCACCTCGCGGGAGACCTGGGCCTGTTCTTCCGAAGCGCTGGCAATCACCAGGTTACGTTCGTTGATCAGGCTGATGGACTGGGTGATCTGCTCCAGGGCCACGCCGGCAGCACGGGCCATTTCCAGGGTGGCCTGGGTACGTTGGTTGCTTTGCTGCATGGACTGCACAGCTTCACCGGTGCCGTTCTGGATGCCGGCGACCATCTTCTCGATTTCCTGGGTCGATTGCGCGGTGCGATGGGCCAGTGCCCGCACTTCATCGGCAACCACCGCAAAGCCACGCCCGGCTTCCCCGG from Pseudomonas synxantha harbors:
- a CDS encoding NAD(P)-dependent oxidoreductase — its product is MKKSVVLYKKLSAPLMARLHEQAEVTLIDALDETGLAKLRDALPGAHGLLGASLRLDAQLLDLAPKLEAVASVSVGVDNYDIDYLTQRGILLSNTPDVLTETTADTGFALILATARRVVELADMVRAGQWNKNIGPAHFGSDVHGKTLGIIGMGRIGEALAQRGHFGFGMPVIYHSHAPKPAVEARFGAQYRSLQDLLKEADFVCLTLPLTAETEKLIGTEEFALMGPETIFINISRGKVVDEAALVEALQQRTIRAAGLDVFEKEPLSHDSPLLRLNNVVATPHIGSATHETREAMAKCAVDNLLQALSGERPQNLVNAAVWKQ
- a CDS encoding MFS transporter, whose amino-acid sequence is METVKLATRRWWYIMPIVFITYSLAYLDRANYGFAAASGMAEDLMITPGMSSLLGALFFLGYFFFQVPGAIYAQKRSVKKLIFVSLILWGGLATLTGVVSNAYMLIVIRFMLGVVEAAVMPAMLVYLCHWFTRAERSRANTFLILGNPVTMLWMSVVSGYLVQHFSWRWMFIIEGLPAVLWAFIWWKLADEKPADAKWLSEQHKKDLETALAAEQVGIKAVKNYAEAFRSPKVIILALQFFCWSIGVYGFVLWLPSILKAGLQMDMVEAGWLSALPYLAAVIGMLVVSWGSDKLQKRKRFVWPPLLIASIAFYASYVLGAEHFWWSYTLLVIAGACMYAPYGPFFAIVPEILPANVAGGAMALINSMGALGSFGGSYLVGYLNSSTGSPGASYLLMSGALLLSVVLTIFLKPGASDRSPAPTLELKVKTS